The nucleotide window ACCGTCAAACCGCAGGAACCGATCGCGGCGGCGGCGGTGATCGTGCTGGCCGGCGCGATTACCCTGTACGCCTTTTCCTATCGCGGGCTACCCTACCCGGTCGCGATTTTCGCCGTCATCGCTTTCATCGGCAGCTTCACGCTGCAACACACCAAATTCGGCCGCCGGATTTACGCGATGGGCGGCAACGAGGAAGCGGCGCGCTTGTCGGGCATCAACATCAAGCGGATGAAGTTCGCCATCTACTGCATCATCACCACCTTGTCGGCTCTGGCCGGGATCATGCTGGCCTCGCGGCTGAACGGCGCGTCCCCCAATCTCGGCAACATGTTCGAGCTGGACGCGATTTCGGCGGTCATCATCGGCGGCACCAGCTTCTCCGGCGGCGTGGGCACCATCATCGGTACGGTGATCGGCGCGTTTATCATCAGCGTGTTGAACAATGGCATGAGCCTGCTGGAAGTGCCGACTTTTTACCAATTGATCATCAAGGGCTGCATCATCATCCTGGCGGTGTGGTTTGACGTGCTGAGCAAGAAGAAACGCGGGTAAGCAGCGATTGCGGGAGCGGGCGTCCATCGCTCCCCGCAGCCAAGGGCCCCATCAATTTTACCCGGAGGGCGTCATGAACAGGTCAAAACCACCGTCCCGCAGAACGGTCGAGCCGTTGGCCGCGATCCGCCTCGCGGGGCTGCTGCTCGCGCTGGCCGTCTCCCCGCTGTTGCCGTCGGCCGCGCGAGCCCAAGAACAACCCATCAAAATCGGTTTTTTGCTCA belongs to Candidatus Hydrogenedentota bacterium and includes:
- a CDS encoding inner-membrane translocator, producing the protein TVKPQEPIAAAAVIVLAGAITLYAFSYRGLPYPVAIFAVIAFIGSFTLQHTKFGRRIYAMGGNEEAARLSGINIKRMKFAIYCIITTLSALAGIMLASRLNGASPNLGNMFELDAISAVIIGGTSFSGGVGTIIGTVIGAFIISVLNNGMSLLEVPTFYQLIIKGCIIILAVWFDVLSKKKRG